The Buttiauxella selenatireducens genome has a window encoding:
- a CDS encoding JAB domain-containing protein, with protein MSELSLHACISDKDQRLVERALRAVERQFLCADAAPEFTSSTLALNYLRLQLWEQDREHFLVLFLNNQHQLIATEKLFSGDLNHVEVHPRIIARKALLYNAPAILIAHNHPSGIVCPSEADKRVTGRIKDVLSMLEIRLLDHIIIGADGNYWSFSEHAQL; from the coding sequence ATGTCTGAACTGAGCCTGCACGCCTGTATTTCCGATAAAGATCAGCGGCTGGTTGAACGCGCCCTCAGGGCCGTTGAACGCCAGTTTCTGTGCGCTGACGCCGCACCTGAATTTACCTCATCGACCCTGGCGCTGAATTATTTACGCCTACAACTCTGGGAGCAGGATCGGGAGCATTTTCTGGTGTTGTTTCTCAATAATCAGCATCAACTTATCGCCACGGAGAAACTGTTCAGTGGCGATCTGAACCATGTTGAAGTTCATCCCCGCATCATCGCCCGCAAGGCGCTTTTGTATAACGCACCGGCGATCCTGATCGCCCATAATCATCCCTCCGGAATAGTCTGTCCAAGCGAGGCCGACAAGCGCGTCACCGGTCGCATCAAAGATGTGCTGTCGATGCTGGAGATCCGCCTGCTTGATCACATCATCATCGGTGCCGATGGAAACTACTGGTCATTTTCCGAACACGCACAACTCTGA
- a CDS encoding conjugal transfer protein TraG N-terminal domain-containing protein — translation MSANSYLEYVLTVLGWLVSNGIWSIITSTGLFALPLLMKLIAHVLKAREQGADEGDAGGLTLAWMENTVYMAMLVVMFTCVPLLSVDITQMQLNTERSKQCNITVPAAPESSGYAPLVNEINGQTARVPMWWYLVHVVSKGVMNAATVTLPCKPDLRQLRFDVQHTRIGDRILTQELQDFVMECYAPSLVSLKQRAAELTDDEDQDVAWPGSSRFMTQPGYYDTEHARTPRPAWPYNSDRDAGLVDNGKGGYPTCQQWWADADIGLKSRLLARVKPDVWQTFRTLGTAKETQEEVVLRALVSTRNMTVSPDGQAYSGYGGEVEGSFFHGVTRVIASTGNRLTAIAAFPAFDSLRQALPMVQAILQMALIICIPLVTVFSAYSVKTVLTLTFAQFGLIFLTFWWELARWLDSAMLSLLYESDTHSGWNLAGIQNVQDNMIMQFVLATMFLVLPAFWMGALGWAGLQVGGAIASSLRAGSEPAKQAGGEAAEQLKSVLTSILSKLR, via the coding sequence ATGAGTGCCAACAGTTATCTGGAATATGTTCTTACCGTACTGGGCTGGCTGGTCAGCAACGGTATCTGGAGCATTATCACCTCCACCGGGCTGTTTGCTCTGCCGCTGCTGATGAAACTGATTGCGCATGTGCTGAAGGCGCGTGAACAGGGCGCAGATGAGGGGGATGCAGGCGGCCTGACGCTGGCATGGATGGAAAACACCGTGTATATGGCGATGCTGGTGGTGATGTTCACCTGCGTACCGCTGCTCAGTGTCGATATCACCCAGATGCAGCTCAACACGGAGCGCTCAAAACAGTGCAACATCACGGTGCCCGCCGCACCGGAATCATCTGGCTACGCCCCGCTGGTGAATGAAATCAACGGCCAGACGGCCAGGGTACCGATGTGGTGGTATCTGGTCCATGTTGTGTCAAAAGGGGTGATGAATGCCGCCACGGTCACACTGCCCTGCAAACCGGATTTGCGGCAACTGCGCTTTGATGTGCAGCACACCCGCATCGGTGACCGTATCCTCACACAGGAATTGCAGGATTTTGTGATGGAGTGCTACGCGCCCTCGCTGGTCAGCCTGAAGCAACGCGCAGCGGAGCTCACTGATGACGAAGACCAGGATGTGGCCTGGCCCGGGTCATCGCGCTTTATGACGCAACCAGGTTACTACGACACAGAGCATGCCCGCACCCCGAGGCCAGCCTGGCCGTATAACAGCGACCGTGATGCGGGGCTGGTGGATAACGGTAAGGGAGGCTACCCGACCTGCCAGCAGTGGTGGGCGGATGCGGATATTGGGCTGAAATCGCGGCTGCTGGCGCGGGTTAAACCGGATGTCTGGCAGACCTTCCGGACCCTGGGCACCGCGAAAGAAACACAGGAGGAAGTGGTTCTTCGTGCGCTGGTCAGCACGCGCAATATGACGGTCTCACCCGACGGGCAAGCCTATTCCGGTTATGGCGGTGAGGTGGAAGGCTCGTTTTTTCATGGGGTGACGCGGGTCATTGCCTCGACAGGCAACCGGCTGACGGCGATTGCGGCCTTTCCGGCATTTGATTCGCTGCGCCAGGCGTTGCCGATGGTGCAGGCTATTTTGCAGATGGCGCTGATTATCTGTATTCCGCTGGTGACGGTGTTTTCTGCCTACAGTGTGAAAACGGTGCTGACCCTGACGTTTGCCCAGTTCGGTCTGATATTCCTGACCTTCTGGTGGGAGCTGGCGCGCTGGCTGGACAGTGCAATGCTGTCGTTGTTGTACGAAAGTGACACCCACAGCGGCTGGAATCTGGCCGGGATACAAAACGTGCAGGACAATATGATTATGCAGTTTGTGCTTGCGACGATGTTTCTGGTGTTGCCGGCATTCTGGATGGGGGCGCTGGGGTGGGCGGGATTACAAGTAGGAGGCGCAATCGCTAGCTCTCTTCGGGCTGGAAGCGAGCCTGCGAAGCAAGCGGGAGGTGAGGCCGCTGAGCAACTTAAAAGCGTTTTGACCAGTATTCTGAGTAAATTGCGCTAG
- a CDS encoding integrating conjugative element protein has protein sequence MKQMHKQALIAVAVGLICHTVRATDDGYGIDQKGAIADALYYQIGGGSVITPALTRRNTQVLNLRAGFNSDLMCGNFDISTTVRNQLNGVTEGFQQLMGSVIQNATSAVASLPAMIIQRANPQLYDLLTNGVLQARVDFDKAKLSCQAMAEKMTDFAYGPAWTQSAKSENFQSVAAGDTDAVRAQKQGEKEAASKGKTWVGGQKRGGRGQPPIKLVGDTVRAGYNILNQRSVTESGNISASQCQGELCRIWSSPAQAATWLGRVVGEQTINVAPDNDENGNSVQKSGAQAGVGLSPLIADEQEKIAAVLAALVSGELRPSRENLAKASGGSLLLTRGVVEALRADADALVLMERLAGEMALARVMEQALMARRMLLAGMREPNIAAEKEAQIQLNQTTQQLDGELNQLRLELEMRRMLASNTSSAILGREAARNATRGQAVSVEDDGDARVRNLSTPQEEK, from the coding sequence ATGAAACAGATGCACAAACAGGCACTGATAGCGGTGGCCGTTGGCCTCATCTGCCATACCGTGCGGGCCACTGACGACGGCTATGGGATTGACCAGAAGGGCGCTATTGCGGATGCACTGTACTACCAGATTGGCGGTGGCTCGGTGATCACCCCGGCGCTGACCCGGCGTAACACGCAAGTATTGAACCTGCGGGCGGGCTTTAACAGCGACCTGATGTGCGGAAATTTTGATATAAGCACCACGGTGCGCAACCAGCTTAACGGGGTGACAGAAGGTTTTCAGCAACTGATGGGCAGTGTGATCCAGAATGCCACTTCAGCCGTTGCCAGTTTGCCGGCGATGATAATTCAGCGTGCCAATCCCCAGCTCTACGACCTGCTCACCAATGGCGTGCTGCAGGCCCGGGTGGATTTTGACAAGGCAAAACTCTCCTGCCAGGCGATGGCGGAGAAAATGACCGATTTTGCCTATGGCCCGGCCTGGACACAAAGTGCCAAATCAGAGAATTTCCAGTCCGTGGCGGCTGGCGATACTGATGCCGTCCGCGCACAAAAACAGGGGGAAAAAGAGGCCGCCAGTAAGGGCAAAACCTGGGTGGGCGGGCAAAAGCGCGGTGGTCGTGGGCAGCCACCGATCAAGCTTGTCGGGGACACCGTGAGGGCGGGCTACAACATTCTGAACCAGCGCAGCGTCACCGAATCCGGCAACATTTCTGCCTCACAGTGCCAGGGGGAGCTGTGTCGGATCTGGAGCTCACCGGCGCAGGCGGCAACCTGGCTTGGCAGGGTGGTGGGGGAGCAGACCATCAATGTGGCACCGGATAATGATGAGAATGGCAACAGCGTGCAGAAATCGGGTGCTCAGGCAGGGGTCGGGCTCTCGCCGCTGATTGCCGACGAGCAGGAGAAAATAGCGGCAGTCCTGGCGGCCCTGGTCAGCGGTGAGCTCAGACCCTCGCGTGAAAATCTGGCAAAAGCCTCCGGTGGTAGTCTGCTACTGACCCGTGGCGTGGTGGAAGCGCTGCGGGCCGATGCGGATGCGCTGGTGCTGATGGAACGACTCGCCGGCGAGATGGCCCTGGCACGCGTGATGGAGCAGGCGCTGATGGCCCGGCGTATGCTGCTTGCCGGGATGCGCGAGCCCAATATTGCTGCAGAAAAGGAAGCACAGATCCAACTGAACCAGACCACTCAGCAGCTTGACGGGGAGTTGAACCAACTGCGGCTGGAGCTGGAAATGCGGCGGATGCTCGCCAGCAATACCAGTAGCGCTATTCTCGGGCGCGAAGCGGCACGCAATGCCACCCGAGGGCAGGCGGTCAGCGTGGAAGATGACGGTGATGCGCGCGTGCGCAACCTCAGCACCCCGCAGGAGGAGAAGTGA
- a CDS encoding TIGR03756 family integrating conjugative element protein, which produces MKITLRIVRLRLASLLAVTLPVGAITTPQIIASALSPDCLEYRVAGICYWLLCTPYGCTVKTSVKVRHNLPDLVVSAYSTPGDNPWQEMAVAGTALPGAEEGGDTHSRITHNKTRIRFKNADAFGHPADAAFYRFLSGLGYSCSGSAVPFQPYFVSTLDILAWRGGIPEMFYPEALTPGLRELGAPGDLWGNIYPRAGALGQTNDYKAAATMAQRAADIVTRTGQLHVYLPQTTSARPGYWPPEPVQEGKPGNHTWQRLSPQMSTTCAIFPDPPDPPATADWRDRYSENGSYSWALWRPYACCQRRGQTFLGSTGG; this is translated from the coding sequence ATGAAAATCACTCTTCGTATCGTTCGCCTGCGGCTGGCGTCGTTGCTGGCGGTGACTCTGCCGGTGGGGGCCATCACCACGCCGCAGATTATCGCCTCGGCCCTGTCGCCGGATTGTCTGGAGTACCGGGTGGCTGGCATCTGCTACTGGCTGCTGTGCACGCCGTACGGTTGCACGGTCAAAACCTCGGTCAAGGTTAGACACAATCTACCTGACCTGGTGGTGTCGGCGTACAGCACGCCCGGTGACAATCCCTGGCAGGAAATGGCCGTTGCCGGCACAGCATTGCCCGGAGCGGAAGAGGGCGGAGACACTCACTCCCGCATCACCCATAACAAAACGCGTATTCGCTTTAAAAATGCGGATGCCTTCGGGCATCCGGCGGACGCGGCATTTTACCGTTTTCTCAGCGGCTTGGGTTACAGCTGTAGCGGCAGCGCCGTGCCGTTTCAGCCCTATTTTGTCAGTACCCTCGATATCCTTGCCTGGCGGGGCGGTATCCCGGAGATGTTCTACCCCGAGGCGCTGACGCCAGGCCTGCGTGAGCTGGGCGCACCCGGTGATTTATGGGGCAATATTTATCCCCGAGCAGGGGCTCTAGGGCAGACAAACGACTATAAAGCGGCGGCGACTATGGCCCAGCGTGCCGCCGATATTGTCACCCGCACCGGGCAGTTGCATGTTTATTTACCGCAGACGACCTCTGCACGTCCGGGTTACTGGCCACCTGAGCCGGTTCAGGAGGGTAAACCTGGCAATCACACCTGGCAGCGCCTTTCCCCACAGATGAGTACGACTTGCGCCATATTCCCCGACCCTCCCGACCCTCCCGCCACTGCCGACTGGCGTGACCGTTATTCGGAAAACGGCAGTTACAGCTGGGCGCTGTGGCGGCCTTACGCCTGCTGCCAGCGGCGTGGGCAGACTTTTCTGGGGAGTACCGGAGGATGA
- a CDS encoding TIGR03757 family integrating conjugative element protein: MPRYLFFSPCILYFVATSVFAQAVVYTTKRWPVEHPEPGVVVQVLEEVVLLEKGLFPSLSDNTQEAEKQAQLRMQQPDWHEQEARLTHAYQALLEARAVGIAKIPAVVFDDRFVVYGTTDVALAQQLRDAWQAQQP; encoded by the coding sequence ATGCCGCGTTATCTTTTCTTCTCACCGTGCATTTTATATTTTGTCGCAACGTCCGTATTCGCCCAGGCGGTGGTTTACACCACTAAACGCTGGCCGGTAGAGCATCCCGAACCCGGTGTGGTGGTGCAGGTGCTGGAAGAGGTGGTCCTGCTCGAAAAAGGGCTATTCCCATCGCTTTCTGACAACACGCAGGAAGCTGAGAAACAGGCACAACTTCGTATGCAGCAGCCTGACTGGCATGAGCAGGAAGCCCGCCTGACCCATGCTTATCAGGCTTTGCTTGAAGCGCGAGCGGTGGGGATCGCCAAAATTCCGGCCGTGGTTTTCGATGACCGCTTCGTGGTGTATGGCACAACGGATGTGGCGCTGGCACAGCAGCTGCGGGATGCGTGGCAGGCGCAACAGCCATGA